The proteins below come from a single Streptomyces spongiicola genomic window:
- the thrC gene encoding threonine synthase — protein MSTRTHQWRGIIEEYRDRLPVTDTSPVVTLGEGGTPLVAAQSLSEATGCDVYLKVEGANPTGSFKDRGMTMAITRAREEGAQAVICASTGNTSASAAAYAGRAGMVSAVLIPQGKIAMGKLGQALVHGAKILQVDGNFDDCLVLARGLSENYPVALVNSVNPVRIEGQKTAAFEVVDALGDAPDVHVLPVGNAGNITAYWKGYREYAADGVSTRTPRMWGFQASGSAPIVRGEVVKDPSTIATAIRIGNPASWELAVAARDESGGFIDEVTDRQILRAYKLLASREGVFVEPASAASVAGLLKAAEEGRVEPGRRIVCTVTGNGLKDPDWAVAGAPQPLTVPVDAAAAAEQLGLG, from the coding sequence ATGAGCACTCGCACCCACCAGTGGCGCGGCATCATCGAGGAGTACCGCGACCGGCTCCCGGTGACGGACACCTCGCCGGTCGTCACGCTCGGCGAGGGCGGCACACCGCTCGTCGCCGCGCAGTCCCTCTCCGAGGCCACGGGGTGTGACGTTTATCTCAAGGTCGAGGGCGCCAACCCGACCGGGTCGTTCAAGGACCGCGGGATGACCATGGCGATAACCAGGGCCAGGGAGGAGGGCGCGCAGGCCGTCATCTGCGCGTCCACCGGCAACACCTCGGCGTCCGCCGCGGCCTACGCCGGCCGCGCGGGGATGGTGTCCGCGGTGCTGATCCCGCAGGGCAAGATCGCGATGGGGAAGCTGGGTCAGGCGCTGGTGCACGGGGCGAAGATCCTTCAGGTGGACGGGAACTTCGACGACTGCCTGGTGCTGGCCCGCGGCCTGTCCGAGAACTATCCCGTGGCGCTGGTCAATTCGGTGAACCCGGTCCGGATCGAGGGCCAGAAGACCGCCGCCTTCGAGGTCGTCGACGCCCTCGGCGACGCGCCGGACGTCCATGTGCTGCCCGTCGGCAACGCCGGCAACATCACGGCGTACTGGAAGGGTTACCGGGAGTACGCGGCGGACGGCGTGTCCACCCGCACCCCGCGCATGTGGGGCTTCCAGGCATCCGGCTCCGCGCCCATCGTGCGCGGCGAGGTGGTCAAGGACCCGTCGACGATCGCGACCGCGATCCGGATCGGCAACCCGGCGTCCTGGGAACTCGCGGTGGCGGCCAGGGACGAGTCGGGCGGCTTCATCGACGAGGTGACCGACCGTCAGATCCTGCGTGCCTACAAGCTGTTGGCCTCGCGTGAGGGCGTCTTCGTGGAGCCCGCCTCGGCCGCCTCGGTGGCCGGTCTGCTCAAGGCCGCCGAGGAGGGCAGGGTCGAGCCCGGCCGGCGGATCGTCTGCACGGTCACGGGCAACGGCCTCAAGGACCCCGACTGGGCGGTCGCCGGAGCGCCCCAGCCGCTCACGGTCCCGGTGGACGCGGCGGCGGCGGCGGAGCAGCTCGGGCTCGGCTGA
- the thrB gene encoding homoserine kinase translates to MAGPAFRAAAVRVRVPATSANLGPGFDAFGLSLGLYDDVVVRVADSGLHIDIAGEGAETLPRDESHLLVRSLRTAFDLLGGQPRGLEVVCANRIPHGRGLGSSSAAICAGIVAARAVTIGGDARLDDAALLELATEIEGHPDNVAACLLGGFTLAWTDAGAARAIRMDPSGSIVPVVFVPSRPVLTETARGLLPRTVPHVDAAANAGRAALLVEALTRRPELLLPATEDRLHQEYRAPAMPQSLDLVNRLRADGVPAVVSGAGPTVLALAEEGAADKVARLAGGGWAANRLTLDAAGASVLPLAA, encoded by the coding sequence ATGGCAGGTCCCGCGTTCCGCGCCGCCGCCGTCCGAGTGCGCGTGCCCGCAACCAGCGCCAACCTCGGACCGGGCTTCGACGCCTTCGGCCTGTCGCTGGGCCTGTACGACGACGTCGTCGTCCGCGTCGCAGACTCCGGGCTGCACATCGACATCGCCGGTGAGGGCGCCGAGACGCTGCCGCGCGACGAGAGCCACCTGCTCGTGCGCTCGCTGCGCACGGCCTTCGACCTGCTCGGCGGCCAGCCCCGCGGCCTCGAGGTCGTCTGCGCGAACCGCATCCCGCACGGCCGCGGGCTCGGCTCCTCGTCGGCCGCCATCTGCGCCGGCATCGTGGCGGCCCGCGCGGTGACCATAGGGGGCGACGCCCGGCTCGACGACGCCGCGCTGCTGGAGCTGGCCACCGAGATCGAGGGCCACCCCGACAACGTCGCCGCCTGCCTCCTCGGCGGTTTCACCCTGGCGTGGACCGACGCCGGCGCGGCCCGTGCGATCAGGATGGACCCGTCCGGATCCATCGTTCCGGTGGTTTTCGTGCCGAGCAGGCCCGTTCTCACCGAGACCGCCCGCGGGCTGCTCCCGCGGACCGTCCCGCATGTGGACGCCGCCGCCAACGCGGGCCGTGCCGCGCTGCTCGTCGAGGCCCTCACCAGGCGGCCCGAGCTGCTGCTTCCCGCCACCGAGGACCGTCTCCACCAGGAGTACCGCGCCCCGGCGATGCCGCAGAGCCTCGACCTCGTGAACCGGCTGCGCGCCGACGGGGTCCCCGCGGTCGTCTCCGGCGCGGGGCCCACCGTGCTCGCGCTGGCCGAGGAGGGTGCGGCCGACAAGGTCGCCCGGCTCGCGGGCGGGGGCTGGGCGGCCAACAGGCTCACGTTGGACGCCGCGGGAGCGAGCGTCCTCCCGCTGGCCGCCTAG
- the rho gene encoding transcription termination factor Rho, with translation MSDTTDLMGVTADSSVDPAAPAAGAATGTTSRRRRSGTGLEGMVLAELQQVASGLGIRGTARMRKSQLIEVIKEAQAAGGAPAKGAEAGGGAAETKPKRRATSKARTGEEGATAEPKAESPAAQQQIDIPGQPASDDAPAGERRRRRATAPAGSPEADAAKAEPRGDLKSGDLKTEVRAETRTDGQPEARAEAATETAEGRRGDGRRDRGERGERGDRQRDRQRDRRGGKGDDQQGGGQRQQQGGQQRQGGGPQDDFDDEQGGRRGRRGRYRDRRGRRGREEFGGEPQVADDDVLIPVAGILDILDNYAFIRTSGYLPGPNDVYVSLAQVRKNGLRKGDHVTGAVRQPKEGERREKFNALVRLDSVNGMAPESGRGRPEFNKLTPLYPQDRLRLETDPGVLTTRIIDLVSPIGKGQRGLIVAPPKTGKTMIMQAVANAITHNNPECHLMVVLVDERPEEVTDMQRSVKGEVISSTFDRPAEDHTTVAELAIERAKRLVELGHDVVVLLDSITRLGRAYNLAAPASGRILSGGVDSTALYPPKRFFGAARNIEDGGSLTILATALVDTGSRMDEVIFEEFKGTGNMELKLDRKLADKRIFPAVDVDASGTRKEEILLSGEELAIVWKLRRVLHALDQQQAIELLLDKMKQTKSNAEFLMQIQKTTPAPGNGD, from the coding sequence GTGAGCGACACCACCGATCTGATGGGCGTGACTGCCGACAGCAGTGTCGACCCCGCCGCGCCCGCCGCAGGTGCTGCCACCGGCACCACCTCCCGGCGCCGCCGTTCCGGCACCGGCCTTGAGGGCATGGTCCTGGCCGAGCTCCAGCAGGTCGCTTCGGGCCTCGGTATCAGGGGCACCGCGCGGATGCGCAAGAGCCAGCTGATCGAGGTCATCAAGGAGGCGCAGGCCGCCGGAGGAGCCCCGGCCAAGGGCGCCGAGGCGGGCGGCGGCGCGGCCGAGACGAAGCCGAAGCGCCGCGCCACCTCGAAGGCCCGTACGGGTGAGGAGGGCGCCACCGCCGAGCCGAAGGCCGAGTCCCCCGCCGCCCAGCAGCAGATCGACATCCCGGGTCAGCCGGCCAGCGACGACGCCCCGGCGGGCGAGCGCCGTCGGCGCCGGGCCACCGCCCCCGCGGGCAGCCCGGAGGCCGACGCGGCCAAGGCCGAGCCGAGGGGCGACCTCAAGTCCGGCGACCTCAAGACCGAGGTGCGGGCCGAGACCAGGACCGACGGGCAGCCGGAGGCCAGGGCCGAGGCCGCGACCGAGACCGCCGAGGGCCGCCGCGGGGACGGCCGTCGCGACCGCGGCGAGCGCGGCGAGCGCGGCGACCGTCAGCGCGACCGCCAGCGTGACCGCCGCGGCGGCAAGGGCGACGACCAGCAGGGCGGCGGCCAGCGCCAGCAGCAGGGCGGCCAGCAGCGGCAGGGCGGCGGTCCGCAGGACGACTTCGACGACGAGCAGGGCGGCCGGCGCGGGCGGCGCGGCCGTTACCGCGACCGCCGCGGCCGCCGCGGCCGCGAGGAGTTCGGCGGCGAGCCGCAGGTCGCCGATGACGACGTGCTGATCCCCGTCGCGGGCATCCTCGACATCCTGGACAACTACGCGTTCATCCGGACCTCCGGCTATCTGCCCGGCCCGAACGACGTGTACGTGTCCCTCGCCCAGGTCCGCAAGAACGGTCTGCGCAAGGGCGACCACGTCACCGGAGCGGTCCGGCAGCCCAAGGAGGGCGAGCGCCGCGAGAAGTTCAACGCGCTGGTCCGCCTGGACTCCGTCAACGGCATGGCGCCCGAATCCGGCCGCGGCCGCCCGGAGTTCAACAAGCTGACCCCGCTCTACCCGCAGGACCGGCTCCGTCTGGAGACCGACCCGGGTGTGCTGACCACGCGGATCATCGACCTGGTGTCGCCGATCGGCAAGGGCCAGCGCGGTCTGATCGTGGCCCCGCCGAAGACCGGCAAGACCATGATCATGCAGGCGGTCGCCAACGCGATCACCCACAACAACCCCGAGTGCCACCTGATGGTCGTCCTCGTCGACGAGCGGCCGGAAGAGGTCACCGACATGCAGCGGTCGGTCAAGGGCGAGGTCATCTCCTCGACCTTCGACCGCCCGGCCGAGGACCACACCACGGTCGCGGAACTGGCCATCGAGCGCGCCAAGCGCCTGGTCGAGCTGGGCCACGACGTCGTCGTCCTGCTGGACTCCATCACCCGGCTGGGCCGTGCGTACAACCTGGCGGCCCCGGCCTCCGGCCGGATCCTGTCCGGTGGTGTCGACTCGACCGCGCTCTACCCGCCGAAGCGCTTCTTCGGCGCCGCGCGCAACATCGAGGACGGCGGTTCGCTGACCATCCTGGCCACCGCGCTGGTCGACACCGGCTCGCGCATGGACGAGGTGATCTTCGAGGAGTTCAAGGGCACCGGCAACATGGAGCTCAAGCTCGACCGGAAGCTCGCCGACAAGCGCATCTTCCCCGCGGTGGACGTCGACGCGTCCGGCACCCGCAAGGAGGAGATCCTGCTCAGCGGCGAGGAGCTCGCCATCGTCTGGAAGCTGCGCCGGGTGCTGCACGCGCTCGACCAGCAGCAGGCGATCGAGCTGCTGCTCGACAAGATGAAGCAGACCAAGTCGAACGCCGAGTTCCTGATGCAGATCCAGAAGACGACGCCCGCACCGGGCAACGGCGACTGA
- a CDS encoding trypsin-like serine protease has translation MQTRTRGGRHKRRTRLAIPAVAAVVALTGAGVAITGSGSAEAGETTPISLEPARSSPVTQQELAQRAVRAMAAAESDKSPKPAARSAAKAAPSARIIGGKETTISAAPWMAQLHFWDSQGGYFCGGVVIAPTKVATAAHCVKGIKWYSDGVVVVGTDRMPSENGDLHGGVAVDVKRQWHHPQYSPYTLDNDVAVLTLEKAVSVPALPIAQPNDTALYKKGLDGKVYGWGRTSSTVLDSGSEKLKVADADIVSDTDCKAAYPTPTDTAPKFVAGGMLCAGAAPTGRDETTETTCNGDSGGPLVVGGKLAGLVSWGDVDCSAAGKYGVYAKVSAYSAPMQARVDDTNRNRDHTADLLARRTSDSTLFGWTSKVTSLARTLNHGKFSGHNMAIQGDLDRDDHEDVLLRASSGHVYWDHYVAATGRTERKLISTGWSKNKQFVIPGDLTGDELPDVLTVNSTGTLYLYPGKGNGSLSAPVTVGTGWSQYTMLRGHGDFTNDGKPDVLARTADGSTYLLRGTGKASAPFEARRLVGKFTPGSFNALITVGDVNSDGHADLLARDTTGKLWLYPGNGSSAPTGGIFAARKDFGTGWQAYNLFG, from the coding sequence GTGCAGACACGCACCCGTGGTGGCCGGCACAAGCGCCGTACAAGGCTCGCGATACCGGCCGTGGCCGCGGTCGTCGCACTGACCGGCGCGGGAGTCGCGATCACCGGCTCGGGTTCCGCCGAGGCGGGCGAGACGACACCCATCAGCCTGGAGCCGGCGCGGTCCAGCCCGGTCACCCAGCAGGAGCTCGCCCAGCGCGCGGTCAGGGCCATGGCCGCCGCCGAGTCCGACAAGTCGCCGAAGCCCGCGGCCCGTTCGGCCGCCAAGGCCGCACCGAGCGCCCGCATCATCGGCGGCAAGGAGACGACGATCTCCGCCGCCCCGTGGATGGCGCAGCTGCACTTCTGGGACAGCCAGGGCGGCTACTTCTGCGGCGGTGTCGTCATCGCCCCGACGAAGGTCGCCACCGCGGCGCACTGCGTCAAGGGCATCAAGTGGTACTCGGACGGCGTCGTGGTCGTCGGCACCGACCGGATGCCCTCCGAGAACGGCGACCTGCACGGCGGCGTGGCGGTCGACGTCAAGCGCCAGTGGCACCACCCGCAGTACAGCCCGTACACGCTCGACAACGACGTGGCCGTGCTCACGCTGGAGAAGGCGGTCTCCGTCCCCGCGCTGCCGATCGCGCAGCCGAACGACACCGCGCTCTACAAGAAGGGCCTGGACGGCAAGGTCTACGGCTGGGGCCGCACCAGTTCCACCGTGCTCGACAGCGGCTCGGAGAAGCTCAAGGTCGCCGACGCGGACATCGTCTCGGACACCGACTGCAAGGCCGCCTACCCGACACCGACGGACACCGCGCCGAAGTTCGTGGCGGGCGGCATGCTCTGCGCCGGCGCCGCGCCCACCGGCAGGGACGAGACCACCGAGACCACCTGCAACGGTGACTCCGGCGGCCCGCTGGTCGTCGGCGGCAAGCTCGCCGGGCTGGTGTCCTGGGGCGACGTGGACTGCTCGGCGGCCGGGAAGTACGGCGTGTACGCGAAGGTCTCCGCCTACTCCGCGCCGATGCAGGCCCGCGTCGACGACACCAACCGCAACCGCGACCACACGGCGGACCTGCTGGCGCGCCGCACCTCGGACAGCACGCTGTTCGGCTGGACCTCCAAGGTCACCTCGCTGGCCCGGACGCTCAACCACGGCAAGTTCTCCGGCCACAACATGGCCATCCAGGGCGACCTCGACCGGGACGACCACGAGGACGTGCTGCTCCGCGCGTCCAGCGGCCACGTGTACTGGGACCACTACGTGGCGGCCACCGGCAGGACCGAGCGCAAGCTGATCTCCACCGGGTGGAGCAAGAACAAGCAGTTCGTGATCCCCGGCGACCTCACCGGAGACGAGCTGCCGGACGTCCTCACGGTCAACTCCACCGGAACGCTCTACCTCTACCCCGGCAAGGGCAACGGCTCGCTCTCCGCCCCGGTCACCGTGGGCACCGGCTGGAGCCAGTACACCATGCTGCGCGGCCACGGCGACTTCACCAACGACGGCAAGCCCGACGTCCTCGCCCGCACCGCCGACGGCTCCACCTACCTCCTCCGCGGCACCGGCAAGGCCTCCGCCCCGTTCGAGGCACGCCGCCTGGTCGGCAAGTTCACCCCCGGCAGCTTCAACGCGCTGATCACCGTCGGTGACGTCAACAGCGACGGCCACGCGGACCTGCTGGCCCGCGACACGACCGGCAAGCTCTGGCTCTACCCGGGCAACGGCAGCAGCGCCCCGACCGGCGGCATCTTCGCCGCGCGCAAGGACTTCGGCACCGGCTGGCAGGCGTACAACCTGTTCGGCTGA
- a CDS encoding LCP family protein yields the protein MTDQSSGRIHGTGRRRRPATARRRAATLARWSTAGLVLLGGAGLGGAYLKLDGNIQGVDISGRLGSDRPDDVDNGSLDVLVLGSDSRVGANGEYGRDEGGARSDTAMIVHIYEGHRKAAVVSVPRDTLVDRPSCTDSRGGSVPGEHRAMFNTAYEVGGPACAVKTVEQLSGVRMDHYIEVDFTGFKQLVDGLGGVDVTTTEAISDSASHLDLPPGTHTLSGEQALGLVRTRKAVGNGSDLGRIQLQQAFVKALIRQVGDVGVLSDPKRLYDLADTATKAITPDSDLDSVQELIGFANGLADLGADDIRMITLPVEYDEVDPNRVVPLEKQSEQVWTALRADLPIPATATEGTADGQAADIVE from the coding sequence ATGACGGACCAGAGCAGCGGCCGAATACACGGGACGGGCCGGCGGCGCAGGCCGGCCACCGCGCGGCGCCGGGCCGCGACCCTCGCCAGGTGGTCCACGGCGGGGCTGGTGCTCCTCGGGGGGGCGGGCCTCGGCGGGGCCTACCTCAAGCTCGACGGCAACATCCAGGGCGTCGACATCAGCGGCCGGCTCGGCAGCGACCGGCCGGACGACGTCGACAACGGCTCCCTGGACGTCCTCGTCCTCGGCTCCGACTCCCGGGTGGGCGCGAACGGCGAGTACGGCAGGGACGAGGGCGGCGCCCGCTCCGACACGGCGATGATCGTGCACATATACGAGGGGCACCGGAAGGCCGCCGTCGTCTCCGTGCCCCGCGACACCCTCGTCGACCGGCCCTCGTGTACCGACAGCCGGGGCGGCAGCGTCCCCGGCGAGCACCGCGCCATGTTCAACACGGCCTACGAGGTCGGCGGACCGGCCTGCGCGGTGAAGACCGTCGAGCAGCTCTCCGGTGTCCGCATGGACCACTACATCGAGGTCGACTTCACCGGCTTCAAGCAGCTCGTCGACGGACTCGGCGGTGTGGACGTCACCACGACCGAGGCGATCAGCGACTCCGCGAGCCATCTGGACCTCCCGCCGGGCACGCACACGCTCAGCGGAGAGCAGGCGCTCGGGCTGGTGCGCACCCGCAAGGCCGTCGGCAACGGCAGCGACCTCGGCCGGATCCAGCTCCAGCAGGCCTTCGTCAAGGCGCTGATACGGCAGGTCGGGGACGTGGGAGTGCTCAGCGACCCGAAGAGGCTGTACGACCTCGCCGACACCGCCACCAAGGCGATCACGCCCGACTCCGACCTCGACTCGGTCCAGGAACTCATCGGCTTCGCGAACGGCCTCGCGGACCTCGGCGCCGACGACATCCGGATGATCACCCTGCCGGTGGAGTACGACGAAGTGGACCCCAACCGCGTCGTGCCCCTGGAGAAGCAGAGCGAGCAGGTGTGGACGGCACTGCGCGCCGACCTGCCCATCCCC